The Engystomops pustulosus chromosome 1, aEngPut4.maternal, whole genome shotgun sequence genome has a window encoding:
- the LOC140075288 gene encoding fibrinogen alpha chain-like, translating to MRVEAAKQSWVTSNSQNIKILSELKQLHEVADRNMLTEKEKLNSFAQIGNQLQKRLTDLKMKVNEQMTKVKHLSTKIEDQLAIMKILEVDIEIKIRTCKGSCQNVQVFMNNFENDGSWKKDFDSLRNYPIDDNTKKLHKIVLVNPRVQKDEANFKKLWPLMEMKQLEMFDSVDQCSLILEDV from the exons ATGCGAGTGGAAGCTGCAAAACAATCCTGGGTGACAAGTAACTCTCAGAATATAAAAATCCTTTCAGAATTAAAACAGCTTCATGAAGTTGCTGATCGAAACATGCTTACCGAGAAAG AAAAACTGAACAGTTTTGCCCAAATTGGAAATCAATTACAGAAGAGACTTACTGATCTTAAAATGAAGGTGAACGAACAGATGACAAAAGTCAAACACCTCTCCACCAAGATAGAAGATCAGCTTGCAATAATGAAAATATTGGAG GTTGATATTGAAATCAAGATTCGCACATGCAAAGGTTCATGCCAAAATGTCCAGGTTTTCATGAACAACTTTGAAAATGATGGGTCCTGGAAAAAGGATTTTGACTCTTTAAGGAATTATCCAATAGATGATAACACCAAAAAGCTGCATAAAATTGTCCTGGTTAACCCTCGTGTACAAAAGGATGAAGCCAACTTCAAAAAACTTTGGCCGCTTATGGAGATGAAGCAGCTGGAGATGTTTGACAGTGTGGACCAATGTAGTCTAATATTAGAAGATGTATGA
- the FGB gene encoding fibrinogen beta chain → MAKLLRVVVLLVLCTTAVWCASDYDDDEGEEKTAGETLDPRGHRPLPPGQKLTPTRRPPPPPVSGGGYRARPTKAPTRGQKKEPVVFPDQGGCKHLQEELGVLCPTGCELRTNLLKQERNVKTSVNDIRPKVESLSHSSTNIYTYASLLGEKFKERQALNQENSNAINEYSVEIEEQYTYMKENLDNNIPSNIRILRQVLENLRSKIQKMEATISSQVENCRSPCTTTCNIPVVSGKECEEIYRKGGETSEMYLIQPDAFFRPYKVYCDMTTQDGGWTLIQNRQDGSVNFGRTWDGYKSGFGNIAFNGGKGVCDTPGEYWLGNDRISQLTNLGPTESLIEMEDWDGNRVSAKYTSFTVQNEANKYQLSVNGYQGNAGNALMEGASELRGENRTMTIHNGMFFSTHDRDNDGWIHADPNKQCAKEDGGGWWYNRCHSANPNGRYYWGGHYTYQMAKHGTDDGVVWMNWKRSWYSMKKMSIKIRPFFSN, encoded by the exons ATGGCTAAATTATTGAGGGTGGTGGTGTTACTAGTCCTCTGCACCACAGCGGTGTGGTGCGCCAGTgattatgatgatgatgaaggg GAAGAAAAAACAGCAGGAGAg ACTTTAGATCCAAGAGGGCACAGGCCACTACCCCCCGGACAAAAactaaccccaaccaggagaccacctccaccaccagtcagtGGAGGTGGCTACAGAGCCCGGCCAACCAAAGCCCCAACCAGAGGACAGAAGAAAGAACCCGTAGTGTTTCCTGACCAAGGAGGTTGTAAACATCTCCAGGAGGAGCTG GGAGTATTATGTCCCACCGGTTGTGAATTGCGTACCAATCTTCTTAAGCAAGAGAGGAATGTCAAAACATCTGTGAATGATATTCGTCCCAAAGTGGAGTCATTGTCACATTCATCAACTAATATATACACGTATGCCTCTCTCCTTGGAGAAAAATTCAAAGAACGTCAGGCACTCAACCAAG AAAATAGTAACGCTATCAATGAATACAGTGTAGAGATAGAGGAACAGTACACCTACATGAAGGAAAATTTGGATAACAATATCCCATCCAACATCCGCATCCTCCGCCAAGTGTTGGAGAATTTAAGATCCAAAATCCAGAAAATGGAAGCCACCATTTCCTCCCAGGTGGAGAACTGCAGATCTCCATGTACTACAACCTGCAATATTCCAGTGGTCTCTGGCAAAG AGTGTGAAGAAATCTACAGGAAAGGTGGAGAAACATCAGAGATGTATCTCATACAGCCAGATGCCTTCTTCAGACCATACAAAGTGTACTGTGATATGACCACACAAGATGGTG GATGGACATTAATCCAGAACAGACAAGATGGCAGTGTTAACTTTGGAAGAACATGGGATGGCTACAAGAGTGGATTTGGAAATATTGCTTTCAATGGAGGAAAAGGAGTCTGCGATACACCAG GTGAATACTGGCTGGGCAATGACAGAATTAGCCAGCTTACTAACCTCGGACCCACAGAATCTTTGATTGAAATGGAAGACTGGGATGGCAACAGAGTTTCAGCCAAGTACACTAGTTTCACCGTGCAAAATGAGGCAAATAAGTATCAGCTCTCTGTCAATGGTTACCAGGGTAATGCTGGAAATGCACTCATGGAAGGGGCTTCAGAACTAAGAGGAGAAAACCGAACCATGACAATACACAATGGAATGTTCTTCAGTACTCATGATAGAGACAACGATGGCTG GATACATGCAGATCCAAACAAACAGTGCGCCAAAGAAGATGGCGGTGGATGGTGGTACAACAGATGCCACTCTGCTAATCCTAACGGAAGATATTACTGGGGTGGACACTACACATATCAAATGGCAAAACATGGCACAGATGATGGTGTTGTATGGATGAACTGGAAGAGATCTTGGTATTCAATGAAGAAGATGAGCATAAAAATCCGCCCATTCTTCAGCAATTAA